A stretch of Amycolatopsis balhimycina FH 1894 DNA encodes these proteins:
- a CDS encoding ABC transporter substrate-binding protein produces the protein MTSRIRSRARWGRAAAAVAGALVLAACQSGPATSAAGDTASVDDGTTITMWTRSPTATFSQTLIDAYNASHRNKVKLTVFPADSYQQKVGTAAGAKQLPDLLAADVVYAPNYAAKGLFLDLTARVTKLPFTGALAPAHMKAATHDGKHYAVPHDIDLSAMFYNKVLFTRAGLDPAKPPATLSEMADAARKIAALGGDVKGYFFGGACPGCQLFTSWPMIWASGGTVLNEQGTAATLDDPKAAQVYSLLRQLYTGGAVPASAKNESGPTWTQSFLDGKIGIQPMGATALQGMKEGPDLQVGVAPIPGLAGGSSSFVGGDVLGIGSNSQHTAAAWDFISWTLSDQAQVDVVAKSKNITVRSDLADNTYAKQDPRLGVFNRLASQGRTPISVNFGKTFNDTNGPWTATVIDAVFGGGDVGSILKQHNAAVTESLSSGS, from the coding sequence ATGACTTCGCGCATCCGATCCAGGGCACGGTGGGGGCGTGCCGCGGCCGCCGTCGCCGGCGCGCTCGTGCTCGCCGCCTGCCAGAGCGGCCCGGCCACGTCGGCGGCGGGGGACACCGCGAGCGTGGACGACGGCACCACGATCACCATGTGGACCCGGTCGCCGACGGCCACCTTCAGCCAGACGCTGATCGACGCCTACAACGCGAGCCACCGGAACAAGGTGAAGCTGACGGTCTTCCCGGCCGACTCCTACCAGCAGAAGGTCGGCACGGCCGCGGGCGCGAAGCAGCTCCCGGACCTCCTGGCGGCCGACGTCGTCTACGCGCCCAACTACGCGGCCAAAGGCCTGTTCCTGGACCTGACCGCGCGGGTGACCAAGCTGCCGTTCACCGGCGCCCTCGCCCCGGCGCACATGAAGGCCGCCACCCACGATGGCAAGCACTACGCGGTCCCGCACGACATCGACCTGTCGGCGATGTTCTACAACAAGGTCCTGTTCACCCGCGCCGGTCTCGACCCGGCCAAGCCACCGGCCACCCTGTCCGAGATGGCCGACGCCGCCCGCAAGATCGCCGCGCTCGGCGGCGACGTCAAGGGCTACTTCTTCGGCGGCGCCTGCCCGGGCTGCCAGCTGTTCACCAGCTGGCCGATGATCTGGGCCTCCGGCGGCACCGTGCTCAACGAGCAGGGCACGGCGGCCACGCTCGACGACCCCAAGGCCGCCCAGGTCTACTCCCTGCTGCGGCAGCTCTACACCGGCGGCGCCGTGCCGGCGTCGGCGAAGAACGAGTCCGGGCCCACCTGGACGCAGTCGTTCCTCGACGGCAAGATCGGCATCCAGCCGATGGGCGCGACCGCGCTGCAGGGTATGAAGGAAGGGCCGGACCTGCAGGTCGGCGTGGCTCCGATCCCGGGACTGGCCGGTGGCAGCTCGTCGTTCGTCGGCGGGGACGTGCTGGGCATCGGCAGCAACAGCCAGCACACGGCGGCCGCGTGGGACTTCATCTCCTGGACGCTGTCCGACCAGGCCCAGGTCGACGTCGTGGCGAAGAGCAAGAACATCACCGTCCGGTCCGATCTGGCCGACAACACCTACGCCAAGCAGGATCCGCGGCTCGGCGTGTTCAACCGGCTCGCGAGCCAGGGCCGGACGCCGATCTCGGTCAACTTCGGCAAGACGTTCAACGACACCAACGGTCCCTGGACGGCGACGGTGATCGACGCGGTGTTCGGCGGCGGCGACGTCGGCTCGATCCTGAAGCAGCACAACGCCGCGGTCACCGAGTCGCTTTCCAGCGGCAGCTGA
- a CDS encoding RICIN domain-containing protein: protein MAGLLSVGTAQAATAFTSTVVNQGNGNCATVPNGNSAVQLTQTGCTSGAGQSFRFTPVSGDVYAVGTFTAGNCVDIYGASTSDNAAVIQYACHSGTNQQFRLQPAGSAFNLVAVSSGKCVTPVNNALVQLACTTASAWRLPGYQSGGDPQVPPEKTVRVWLLRPSDVSFDQRYPDGIANVMREAQRYYGQELGKTFRLNEPVVQVVTGEHVKSWYENTPNGGDRYWWAVFNMQQELVRRFDVRDGDSRWINVGEVIAEGQGAGGGGGNGWVILCRHDADGAAGINGPMNRWYGGMVHELGHAFGLPDSTSTDGTPMSASFYDYPNTHFSQSQKTAIFTGPYGSFLF, encoded by the coding sequence GTGGCCGGTCTGCTCTCCGTGGGTACCGCGCAGGCCGCGACCGCCTTCACCAGCACGGTGGTCAACCAGGGCAACGGAAACTGCGCGACCGTGCCCAACGGGAACAGCGCGGTACAGCTGACCCAGACGGGCTGCACTTCCGGCGCCGGGCAGTCGTTCCGGTTCACCCCGGTGTCCGGTGACGTCTACGCCGTCGGCACTTTCACCGCCGGCAACTGCGTGGACATCTACGGCGCGTCCACTTCGGACAATGCCGCAGTGATCCAGTACGCTTGTCACTCCGGGACGAACCAGCAGTTCCGCCTTCAGCCCGCAGGAAGCGCTTTCAACCTGGTCGCGGTCAGCTCGGGCAAGTGCGTCACTCCGGTGAACAACGCGCTCGTCCAGCTGGCCTGCACCACCGCGAGCGCTTGGCGGCTGCCCGGCTACCAGTCCGGTGGCGATCCGCAGGTCCCGCCGGAGAAGACCGTGCGGGTGTGGCTGCTGCGGCCGTCCGACGTGTCCTTCGACCAGCGCTACCCGGACGGCATCGCGAACGTGATGCGGGAGGCCCAGCGGTACTACGGGCAGGAGCTGGGCAAGACGTTCCGGCTGAACGAGCCCGTCGTCCAGGTCGTCACCGGCGAGCACGTGAAGAGCTGGTATGAGAACACGCCCAACGGCGGCGACCGCTACTGGTGGGCCGTGTTCAACATGCAGCAGGAGCTGGTGCGCCGGTTCGACGTCCGGGACGGGGACAGCCGGTGGATCAACGTCGGCGAAGTCATCGCCGAGGGCCAGGGCGCGGGCGGCGGTGGCGGCAACGGCTGGGTGATCCTCTGCCGGCACGACGCCGACGGCGCGGCCGGGATCAACGGCCCGATGAACCGCTGGTACGGCGGCATGGTGCACGAGCTGGGCCACGCCTTCGGCCTGCCGGACTCCACCTCGACCGACGGGACGCCGATGTCGGCGTCGTTCTACGACTACCCGAACACGCACTTCAGCCAGAGCCAGAAGACCGCGATCTTCACCGGCCCGTACGGCTCGTTCCTCTTCTGA
- a CDS encoding carbohydrate ABC transporter permease, whose product MLPSRTPAPTVTRAPAPRRRGSIARGRRRLGMAYAAPMAVLVAVFFVVPLGLMLWMSVSHWPLVGASYPHGVKNYDALSDPLFLRAVWFTVKYTLVTTVVLSLVAFGLALLVQHDRPGTGFVRTVFFLPSAVGLASTSLLFYGLFNTDSSALNHLVDFLGLGRVDWLGSGGSALGSTVGMITWRFAGFYTLILMTGLQGIDPALYEAARIDGAGRWQILWRVTLPLLRPTLALAMVLSLTGSLLAFDQFFILTGGRHDTATVVIDIYREAFLSQDLGRAAAVSVATLAVLIVLNIAQLRLIRREGK is encoded by the coding sequence GTGCTGCCCTCCCGGACGCCGGCGCCGACGGTGACACGGGCGCCGGCACCCCGCCGCCGCGGCTCGATCGCCCGGGGTCGCCGGCGGCTCGGGATGGCCTACGCCGCGCCGATGGCCGTGCTGGTCGCCGTCTTCTTCGTCGTCCCGCTGGGGCTGATGCTGTGGATGTCGGTCAGCCACTGGCCACTGGTCGGCGCGTCCTATCCCCACGGCGTCAAGAACTACGACGCGCTGAGCGACCCGCTGTTCCTGCGCGCGGTGTGGTTCACGGTCAAGTACACGCTGGTGACCACGGTCGTGCTCAGCCTCGTGGCCTTCGGGCTGGCGTTGCTGGTGCAGCACGACCGCCCGGGCACCGGGTTCGTCCGCACCGTCTTCTTCCTCCCCAGCGCGGTCGGGCTCGCATCGACCAGCCTGCTGTTCTACGGCCTGTTCAACACCGACTCCTCGGCGCTGAACCACCTCGTGGACTTCCTCGGGCTGGGCCGGGTGGACTGGCTCGGTTCGGGCGGCAGCGCGCTCGGCTCGACCGTCGGGATGATCACCTGGCGGTTCGCCGGGTTCTACACGCTCATCCTGATGACCGGCCTGCAAGGCATCGACCCCGCGCTGTACGAGGCCGCGCGCATCGACGGCGCGGGCCGGTGGCAGATCCTCTGGCGGGTGACGCTGCCGCTGCTGCGGCCCACGCTCGCGCTCGCGATGGTGCTTTCGCTGACCGGCTCGCTGCTGGCGTTCGACCAGTTCTTCATCCTCACCGGCGGCCGGCACGACACCGCCACGGTCGTCATCGACATCTACCGCGAGGCCTTCCTGTCCCAGGACCTCGGCCGGGCGGCCGCCGTCTCGGTGGCCACGCTCGCCGTGCTGATCGTCCTGAACATCGCCCAGCTGCGGCTGATCCGCCGGGAGGGGAAGTGA
- a CDS encoding carbohydrate ABC transporter permease, with protein sequence MNRLRAAGLHVTSAALAVLFLLPLLWTLYSSLTGREAGDSGTDSYRRLAGYGSGLGTYLVNTTVVALIAVSVTVVATTLGGYAMARLAFPGRTLLFLVTLAILMVPYTTILVPLYILLGWLGLQNSLVGLGLVMAVLQLPFGLFMMRNSFEALPVELEEAALIDGCSVGGALRRVLLRGVLPGVVTIALFSFLAAWNEFVAPLIFLTDGEKFTLPVALFNLQSGSLGSVDFGALQAGVVVSALPCVAVFLVLQRYYVRGFTSGALKG encoded by the coding sequence GTGAACCGGCTCCGGGCCGCGGGCCTGCACGTGACGAGTGCGGCGCTGGCCGTGTTGTTCCTGCTTCCGTTGCTGTGGACGCTGTATTCGTCGCTGACCGGACGGGAGGCAGGCGACTCCGGGACCGACAGCTACCGGCGGCTCGCCGGCTACGGCAGCGGCCTCGGCACCTACCTGGTCAACACGACCGTGGTCGCGCTGATCGCGGTGAGCGTCACCGTCGTGGCGACCACGCTCGGCGGCTACGCGATGGCCCGGCTGGCCTTCCCCGGGCGCACCCTGCTGTTCCTGGTCACCCTCGCCATCCTGATGGTGCCGTACACGACGATCCTGGTGCCGCTGTACATCCTGCTCGGCTGGCTGGGCCTGCAGAACTCCCTGGTCGGTCTCGGCCTGGTGATGGCCGTGCTCCAGCTGCCGTTCGGCCTGTTCATGATGCGCAACTCCTTCGAAGCGCTGCCGGTCGAGCTCGAGGAGGCGGCGCTGATCGACGGGTGCTCGGTCGGCGGCGCGCTGCGCCGGGTACTGCTGCGCGGCGTGCTCCCCGGCGTCGTCACCATCGCGCTGTTCTCGTTCCTCGCGGCCTGGAACGAGTTCGTGGCGCCGCTGATCTTCCTCACCGACGGGGAGAAGTTCACCCTGCCGGTCGCGCTGTTCAACCTCCAGTCGGGCAGCCTCGGCTCGGTCGACTTCGGGGCCCTGCAAGCGGGCGTGGTGGTCTCCGCCCTGCCGTGCGTGGCGGTCTTCCTCGTCCTGCAGCGATATTACGTCCGCGGCTTCACCTCGGGAGCCCTCAAGGGCTGA
- a CDS encoding LacI family DNA-binding transcriptional regulator, producing the protein MPPRKLSETPGNLAKPATISEVALLAGVSVGTASKALNGRGSLRTETRQRVLSAAEQLGFQPNRAAVTLNSGRTYTVGMITTDTIGRFSIPLMMGAEDALGAGEMSVFLCDARDDPIREQYYLRTLLSRRVDGIIVTGRRTQARPPIGAALPIPVVYAFISSADPHDCSVVPDEAGGARKAVEHLLATGRRRVAHITGPEHHHSATVRSSAATERLAEDGLGLAGAPMFGEWSEAWGRQAVRMLLGAGDPFDAVFCGSDQIARGAADALQAAGRRVPGDVALVGFDNWDVMAPACQPPLTSVDMELEALGRTAADLLLAAINGEPSPGRHTRPCRLVIRDSTA; encoded by the coding sequence ATGCCCCCGCGGAAACTTTCGGAAACTCCCGGAAACCTCGCCAAGCCGGCCACGATCAGCGAGGTCGCGCTGCTGGCCGGCGTCTCCGTCGGCACCGCGTCGAAGGCGCTCAACGGCCGCGGGTCGCTCCGCACGGAGACGCGGCAGCGGGTGCTGTCCGCCGCCGAGCAGCTGGGCTTCCAGCCCAACCGCGCCGCCGTGACACTGAACTCGGGCCGCACCTACACGGTCGGCATGATCACCACCGACACGATCGGCCGGTTCAGCATCCCGCTGATGATGGGCGCGGAGGACGCGCTGGGCGCCGGCGAGATGTCGGTCTTCCTCTGCGACGCCCGGGACGACCCGATCCGCGAGCAGTACTACCTGCGCACGCTGCTGTCCCGCCGGGTCGACGGGATCATCGTCACCGGCCGCCGGACCCAGGCGCGTCCGCCGATCGGCGCGGCGCTGCCGATCCCGGTGGTGTACGCGTTCATCAGCTCCGCCGACCCGCACGACTGTTCCGTCGTGCCGGACGAGGCGGGTGGCGCGCGCAAGGCCGTCGAGCACCTCCTGGCGACCGGACGCCGCCGCGTCGCCCACATCACCGGCCCCGAACATCACCACTCGGCGACGGTGCGCTCCTCAGCCGCCACCGAACGGCTCGCCGAGGACGGGCTCGGCCTGGCCGGCGCGCCGATGTTCGGCGAGTGGAGCGAGGCGTGGGGCCGGCAGGCGGTGCGGATGCTGCTGGGTGCCGGCGACCCCTTCGACGCGGTGTTCTGCGGCAGCGACCAGATAGCGCGCGGCGCGGCGGACGCGCTGCAGGCGGCCGGCCGTCGCGTCCCCGGCGACGTCGCCCTGGTGGGCTTCGACAACTGGGACGTGATGGCGCCGGCCTGTCAGCCGCCGCTGACGAGCGTCGACATGGAACTCGAGGCGCTCGGGCGGACGGCCGCCGACCTGCTGCTCGCCGCGATCAACGGCGAGCCCTCCCCCGGCAGGCACACCCGGCCGTGCCGGCTGGTGATCCGGGACTCGACCGCGTGA
- a CDS encoding class I SAM-dependent methyltransferase, which produces MAAPDSTAVRTALWRALHVEVDPPPHVFADEFGLRLADPGDGWRDRADMDPATAGRYRAGMVARARFVEDLVTEQAADGVGQYVILGAGLDTFAQRRPEIAARLRVFEVDQPGPQAWKRARLAELGWGVPDWLHLVPVDFETASWWDRLAAAGFAPDEPAVVASTGVSMYLTKEANAATLRRIAGFAPGSTLAMTFMLPAELLDEDERARHRATASRAKAAGTPFVSSFSSGEMLAMAREAGFRNATHVSGAELNERYFAGRADGLRVIPGEEFLVATA; this is translated from the coding sequence GTGGCCGCGCCGGACAGCACGGCGGTGCGGACCGCCCTGTGGCGGGCCCTGCACGTCGAGGTCGATCCGCCGCCCCACGTGTTCGCCGACGAGTTCGGCCTGCGGCTGGCCGACCCGGGCGACGGCTGGCGGGACCGCGCCGACATGGACCCGGCCACCGCCGGCCGCTACCGGGCCGGCATGGTGGCCCGGGCCCGGTTCGTCGAGGACCTCGTCACCGAGCAGGCCGCTGATGGCGTCGGCCAGTACGTGATCCTCGGGGCCGGGCTGGACACTTTCGCCCAGCGCCGCCCGGAAATCGCCGCCCGCCTGCGGGTGTTCGAAGTGGACCAGCCGGGCCCGCAGGCCTGGAAACGCGCCCGCCTGGCCGAACTCGGCTGGGGGGTGCCGGACTGGCTGCACCTGGTCCCGGTCGACTTCGAGACGGCGTCGTGGTGGGACCGGCTCGCGGCCGCGGGCTTCGCCCCGGACGAACCGGCGGTCGTCGCCTCCACCGGCGTCAGCATGTATCTCACGAAGGAAGCGAACGCGGCCACCCTGCGCCGGATCGCCGGGTTCGCCCCGGGTTCCACACTGGCGATGACGTTCATGCTGCCGGCCGAGCTCCTCGACGAGGACGAACGCGCGCGGCACCGCGCCACCGCGAGCCGGGCGAAGGCGGCCGGGACGCCGTTCGTCAGCTCCTTCTCCTCCGGGGAAATGCTGGCCATGGCTCGCGAAGCCGGGTTCCGGAACGCCACGCACGTTTCCGGCGCGGAACTGAACGAGCGTTACTTCGCGGGTCGCGCCGACGGGCTCCGCGTCATCCCGGGTGAGGAATTCCTCGTCGCTACGGCTTAG
- a CDS encoding glycoside hydrolase family 127 protein, giving the protein MTERILGPVHPTSAATSALRPLFLGAVTFAPESLLGGWQERNASRTLQHCVEQLDAAGALDNLRRVTGEVDGDRRNMWFADSDVYKTLEAAAWQLGRNPDDAELRAFLDTTAALVAKAQEDDGYLNSYFTVDRPELKWRELHWSHELYCAGHLIQAAVAAARAGVGAQLVTVARRFADLIVERFAVVDDVDGHPEIETALVELYRVTGHRPYLDLALRFLDLRGRGLLDGERFGSRYLQDHVPVRDADEVAGHVVRQLYLLAGVVDVAVETRDEPLLDAARRLWADAFGAKTYLTGAQGSRHRDEAFGDPYELPPDRAYGETCAAIASFQWNWRLLLATGEGRYADEMERALYNAIAGSTALDGTHFFYANPLHLRTGHDGSHEDAPSRRLPWYSCACCPPNLARLVASLSGYVATTDPGGLQVHLYAAGSIQTTVDGVDVRVGTRTGYPWDGRIELTVTTPVPLMLSLRIPGWAEGALIDGAPAEVRDGYAEVRRDWAAGATVTLELPMPARVVRPHPRIDAVRGCVAVTRGPLVYCLEQADLPSGVVLEDVRIDAAVELSAGQLPDVPVTLTALGRVRAPASDELYGAGTSVPGEPVELTAVPYFLWGNREPGPMRVWIPVATVE; this is encoded by the coding sequence ATGACCGAACGCATCCTCGGGCCCGTCCACCCCACGTCCGCCGCGACGTCGGCGCTGCGTCCGCTCTTCCTCGGTGCTGTCACCTTCGCGCCGGAAAGTCTCCTGGGCGGCTGGCAGGAGCGCAACGCGAGCCGGACCCTGCAGCACTGCGTCGAGCAACTCGACGCCGCGGGTGCGCTGGACAACCTCCGGCGCGTCACCGGCGAGGTCGACGGCGACCGCCGCAACATGTGGTTCGCCGACTCCGATGTCTACAAGACCCTGGAAGCCGCCGCCTGGCAGCTCGGCCGGAATCCCGATGACGCCGAGCTGCGCGCGTTCCTCGACACCACCGCCGCGCTGGTGGCCAAGGCCCAGGAGGACGACGGCTACCTGAACTCGTACTTCACCGTCGACAGGCCCGAGCTGAAATGGCGGGAGCTGCACTGGAGCCACGAGCTGTACTGCGCGGGCCACCTGATCCAGGCCGCCGTCGCGGCCGCGCGGGCCGGGGTCGGTGCCCAGCTCGTCACGGTCGCCCGGCGCTTCGCGGACCTGATCGTCGAGCGGTTCGCGGTCGTGGACGACGTCGACGGGCACCCGGAGATCGAAACCGCGCTGGTCGAGCTGTACCGGGTGACCGGGCACCGGCCGTACCTCGACCTGGCGCTGCGCTTCCTCGACCTGCGGGGACGCGGCCTGCTCGACGGCGAGCGGTTCGGCTCGCGGTACCTGCAGGACCACGTGCCGGTCCGGGACGCAGACGAGGTCGCCGGGCACGTCGTGCGGCAGCTCTACCTGCTCGCCGGCGTGGTGGACGTCGCCGTCGAGACCCGCGACGAGCCGCTGCTCGACGCCGCCCGCCGGCTGTGGGCCGACGCGTTCGGCGCGAAGACGTACCTGACCGGCGCCCAGGGCTCGCGCCACCGCGACGAAGCTTTCGGCGACCCGTACGAGCTGCCGCCCGACCGCGCGTACGGCGAGACCTGCGCCGCGATCGCGAGTTTCCAGTGGAACTGGCGGCTGCTGCTGGCGACCGGCGAAGGCCGGTACGCCGACGAGATGGAACGCGCGCTGTACAACGCGATCGCCGGCTCGACCGCGCTGGACGGCACGCACTTCTTCTACGCCAACCCGCTGCACCTGCGGACCGGCCACGACGGCTCGCACGAGGACGCGCCGTCGCGGCGCCTGCCGTGGTATTCGTGCGCGTGCTGCCCGCCCAACCTCGCCCGGCTCGTCGCGTCGCTGTCCGGGTACGTGGCGACCACCGACCCCGGCGGGCTCCAGGTGCACCTGTACGCCGCCGGGTCGATCCAGACCACTGTGGACGGTGTGGACGTCCGCGTCGGGACGCGCACCGGATACCCGTGGGACGGCCGGATCGAGCTGACCGTGACCACACCGGTGCCGCTCATGCTTTCCCTGCGCATCCCCGGCTGGGCCGAGGGCGCCCTGATCGACGGTGCCCCCGCCGAAGTCCGCGACGGCTACGCGGAAGTGCGGCGGGACTGGGCGGCCGGGGCCACGGTGACGCTCGAACTGCCGATGCCCGCCCGGGTCGTCCGGCCGCACCCGCGGATCGACGCCGTGCGTGGCTGCGTCGCGGTGACGCGCGGGCCGCTCGTCTACTGCCTGGAGCAGGCCGACCTGCCGTCCGGGGTGGTCCTGGAGGACGTGCGGATCGACGCCGCCGTCGAGCTTTCCGCCGGGCAGCTGCCGGACGTGCCGGTGACGCTCACCGCGCTCGGCCGCGTCCGGGCACCGGCGTCCGATGAGCTTTACGGCGCCGGGACCAGTGTGCCCGGCGAGCCGGTCGAACTGACCGCCGTCCCGTACTTCCTGTGGGGCAACCGGGAACCCGGTCCGATGCGGGTCTGGATCCCGGTCGCCACCGTCGAATAG
- a CDS encoding TetR/AcrR family transcriptional regulator, with protein sequence MTESRLRRVPRQARSREKLAKVLAAADRLLAEDGVEALTTTRVAAEAGVSVGALYQYLPDRDAITEALGELYLTRLEELMDSFAEQAAGEAWADPVGLLVDAFAGLYRAEPGFRALWFGRGLTDGTREADRAHKRVMATGVHRVLVAQHLLRDDYAAAVACRTAFLAADAVIQEVFRGDGAPELLEPVKTMLRAYLGQLPKP encoded by the coding sequence ATGACGGAGAGCCGGCTGCGCCGGGTGCCACGCCAGGCGCGTTCGCGGGAGAAGCTGGCCAAGGTGCTCGCGGCCGCCGACCGGCTGCTCGCCGAGGACGGCGTCGAAGCGCTGACGACGACCCGCGTCGCCGCCGAGGCCGGCGTCTCGGTGGGCGCGCTGTACCAATATCTGCCGGACCGCGACGCCATCACCGAAGCACTCGGCGAGCTCTACCTCACTCGCCTGGAAGAGCTCATGGACTCGTTCGCCGAGCAGGCGGCGGGGGAGGCGTGGGCGGATCCCGTCGGCCTGCTCGTCGACGCCTTCGCCGGGCTCTACCGCGCGGAACCCGGGTTCCGCGCACTCTGGTTCGGCCGCGGGCTCACCGACGGAACCCGGGAAGCCGACCGCGCGCACAAGCGCGTGATGGCCACCGGGGTGCACCGCGTCCTCGTCGCGCAGCACCTCCTGCGCGACGATTACGCGGCCGCGGTGGCGTGCCGCACGGCGTTCCTCGCCGCGGACGCGGTGATCCAGGAGGTGTTCCGCGGCGACGGCGCCCCCGAACTCCTGGAGCCGGTCAAGACGATGCTGCGGGCCTACCTCGGACAGCTGCCTAAGCCGTAG
- a CDS encoding alpha-galactosidase: protein MKLRHGLSALLLIAGIVPGVGVAAASTAAADVAVPAPAMGWASWNTFAAKIDYPTIKAQADALVSAGLKDAGYSYVNIDEGWWQGTRDSSGNITVDTAEWPGGMSAIADYLHSKGLKAGIYTDAGRDGCGYYFPTGRPAAPGSGSEGHYLQDMLQFQRWGFDFVKVDWCGGDAEGLDPKSTYQAISDANKAATAQTGRALTLSICDWGRKNPWNWGAGTGAMWRTSNDIIFFGQTANLGQVLTNFDQAQHPVSQHTGYVNDPDMLTVGMPGLTDAQARTEMSLWSVSGAPLLAGNNLATMSAATKAILANREVIAVDQDPRGLQGVKVAEDATGLQVYSKVLSGTGKRAVVLLNRTSSAAAMTVRWADLGLTPASAHVRNVWGATDAGDFATGYSVNVPAGDSVLLTVQGTDAASASYPANGSRFTGITAAATGLAVATFSYSATTAQTATLAVNGQQPTVLTFPATGGTTKTVSAVVSLGKGNANTLAFSGTPPQLSAVAVLPLPGSTGVQLAGVQSGRCVDVDDNGITNGIQAQLWDCAAGPNQTWVPVRGQLVVNGTKCLDAYDSGTTNGTSVVVWDCNGQRNQQWTPNTDGTITNAVSGLCLDASGAATANGTKIILWTCGGGANQQWPRR from the coding sequence ATGAAGCTGCGCCACGGGTTGTCCGCGCTCCTGCTGATCGCCGGAATCGTCCCGGGGGTGGGTGTCGCCGCGGCGAGCACGGCCGCCGCGGACGTGGCGGTTCCGGCGCCGGCGATGGGCTGGGCGTCGTGGAACACCTTCGCCGCCAAGATCGACTACCCCACGATCAAGGCGCAGGCCGACGCGCTCGTGTCCGCCGGCCTCAAGGACGCCGGGTACAGCTACGTCAACATCGACGAAGGCTGGTGGCAGGGCACTCGCGACAGCTCCGGAAACATCACCGTGGACACCGCCGAATGGCCCGGCGGGATGTCGGCGATCGCGGACTACCTGCACAGTAAGGGCTTGAAGGCCGGCATCTACACCGACGCCGGGCGCGACGGCTGCGGCTACTACTTCCCGACCGGGCGGCCCGCGGCCCCCGGGAGCGGCAGCGAAGGCCACTACCTGCAGGACATGCTGCAGTTCCAGCGCTGGGGCTTCGACTTCGTCAAGGTCGACTGGTGCGGCGGCGACGCCGAGGGCCTCGACCCGAAGAGCACCTACCAGGCGATCAGTGACGCCAACAAGGCCGCGACCGCGCAGACCGGGCGCGCGCTCACCCTGTCGATCTGCGACTGGGGCAGGAAGAACCCGTGGAACTGGGGTGCCGGCACCGGCGCGATGTGGCGGACCAGCAACGACATCATCTTCTTCGGGCAGACGGCGAACCTGGGCCAGGTGCTGACCAACTTCGACCAGGCGCAGCACCCCGTTTCGCAGCACACGGGGTACGTCAACGACCCGGACATGCTCACCGTCGGCATGCCCGGTCTCACCGACGCGCAGGCCAGGACCGAGATGAGCCTGTGGTCCGTGTCGGGCGCGCCGCTGCTCGCGGGCAACAACCTCGCGACGATGAGCGCGGCGACGAAGGCGATCCTGGCGAACCGGGAAGTCATCGCCGTCGACCAGGACCCGCGTGGTCTGCAGGGCGTCAAGGTCGCCGAGGACGCCACCGGGCTCCAGGTCTACTCGAAGGTCCTCAGTGGAACCGGGAAGCGCGCGGTGGTGCTGCTCAACCGGACGTCGTCGGCGGCGGCGATGACCGTGCGATGGGCCGACCTCGGCCTGACCCCGGCCTCGGCGCACGTCCGGAACGTCTGGGGCGCCACCGACGCCGGTGACTTCGCCACCGGCTACAGCGTGAACGTCCCGGCCGGCGACTCGGTGCTGCTGACCGTCCAGGGCACCGACGCCGCGTCGGCGAGCTACCCGGCCAACGGCTCCCGGTTCACCGGGATCACCGCCGCCGCAACCGGTCTGGCGGTCGCGACCTTCTCCTACAGCGCCACCACCGCGCAGACGGCCACCCTCGCCGTCAACGGCCAGCAGCCGACCGTCCTCACCTTCCCGGCGACCGGCGGGACGACGAAAACCGTCTCGGCCGTCGTCTCGCTCGGCAAGGGCAACGCCAACACCCTGGCGTTCTCCGGTACCCCGCCGCAGCTGTCCGCCGTCGCCGTCCTGCCGCTGCCCGGCAGCACCGGCGTGCAGCTCGCCGGTGTCCAATCAGGACGGTGCGTCGACGTCGACGACAACGGCATCACCAACGGGATCCAGGCGCAGCTGTGGGACTGCGCGGCGGGCCCGAACCAGACCTGGGTGCCGGTGCGCGGGCAGCTCGTCGTCAACGGCACCAAGTGCCTTGACGCCTACGACAGCGGGACCACGAACGGCACCTCGGTGGTCGTCTGGGACTGCAACGGCCAGCGCAACCAGCAGTGGACGCCGAACACCGACGGGACCATCACGAACGCGGTGTCCGGGCTGTGCCTGGACGCGAGCGGCGCGGCCACCGCGAACGGCACGAAGATCATCCTCTGGACCTGCGGCGGCGGTGCCAACCAGCAGTGGCCCCGGCGGTGA
- a CDS encoding VOC family protein, with product MTTEGIEALYLETHNWGKAAKFFQALGYELEFATDHNSGQLRNGDGPWLFIAEVPESQEPRTQIVFKVPDAEAFQAGEIVEVVTPFEETHYGTREMTVRDPDGRTWTLSAPGKP from the coding sequence ATGACGACCGAGGGCATCGAGGCGCTGTACCTGGAGACCCACAACTGGGGCAAGGCGGCCAAGTTCTTCCAGGCGCTGGGGTACGAGCTCGAGTTCGCGACCGACCACAACTCCGGGCAGCTGCGCAACGGCGACGGCCCCTGGCTGTTCATCGCCGAGGTGCCGGAAAGCCAGGAGCCCCGCACGCAGATCGTGTTCAAGGTCCCCGACGCGGAGGCGTTCCAGGCCGGCGAAATCGTCGAGGTGGTCACCCCGTTCGAGGAAACCCATTACGGGACCAGGGAAATGACCGTCCGCGACCCGGACGGGCGGACGTGGACGCTGTCGGCGCCGGGGAAGCCCTGA